The following are encoded in a window of Nocardioides houyundeii genomic DNA:
- a CDS encoding ABC transporter substrate-binding protein, protein MPTRRPALALAAALTFALVATGCSDPEDGAAPKPDPTTAAASPTVTPSPTDLTLGVYGSPEEAEAWKDVVAEFNESSETGEVTLKVWKDKDTAFRAVRRGEVPDVFMSSREDLDHLLQADITRPVSELLDERGVDFGDRFSRDAVQSYGVDDELQCMAYSVSPMVLYVNTKLVDFAKMERRGLDVPARWDRWSLAQFATAADFAARPRRGTAGFHIDATIEGLAPFITSGGGSVWNDSSEPTSLSFSDDASRAALEQSLAVLRDASLTLTEEQLARHTPLEWFKRGKLGMIAGYRDLVPELRAVRGLWFDVVSMPTLETSSTSGDVTGLCMSAKTEDAAAAADLIAYLVGDGPVEQVTAAGSMVPANLSVAGSDAFLQRGRQPIHSRIFNIAVRGMVIPPLVESWDELEDAVAPQLQELLTAPGELDLDAVTEQVDEASRTVLEREDAEETEAPAEQ, encoded by the coding sequence ATGCCGACCCGCCGTCCGGCCCTGGCACTTGCTGCTGCCTTGACCTTCGCCCTGGTGGCGACCGGGTGCAGCGATCCTGAGGACGGGGCGGCGCCCAAGCCGGATCCCACCACCGCGGCCGCCAGCCCGACCGTGACCCCCTCGCCCACCGACCTCACGCTCGGGGTCTACGGGTCCCCCGAGGAGGCCGAGGCCTGGAAGGACGTGGTGGCGGAGTTCAACGAGTCGTCCGAGACCGGCGAGGTCACCCTGAAGGTGTGGAAGGACAAGGACACCGCGTTCCGCGCGGTACGCCGCGGCGAGGTGCCCGACGTCTTCATGTCCTCCCGCGAGGACCTCGACCACCTCCTCCAGGCCGACATCACCCGGCCGGTCAGCGAGCTGCTCGACGAGCGCGGCGTGGACTTCGGTGACCGGTTCTCCCGGGACGCCGTGCAGTCCTACGGCGTGGATGACGAGCTGCAGTGCATGGCCTACTCCGTCTCCCCGATGGTGCTCTACGTGAACACCAAGCTGGTGGACTTCGCCAAGATGGAGCGCCGCGGCCTGGACGTCCCCGCCCGCTGGGACCGCTGGTCCCTGGCGCAGTTCGCCACCGCGGCGGACTTCGCGGCCCGGCCCCGGCGCGGCACCGCGGGCTTCCACATCGACGCCACCATCGAGGGCCTCGCGCCGTTCATCACCTCCGGCGGCGGGTCGGTGTGGAACGACTCGTCCGAGCCCACCTCCCTGAGCTTCTCCGACGACGCCTCCCGCGCCGCGCTGGAGCAGTCCCTGGCAGTGCTGCGGGACGCCAGCCTGACCCTGACCGAGGAGCAGCTGGCCAGGCACACGCCGTTGGAGTGGTTCAAGCGCGGCAAGCTCGGCATGATCGCCGGCTACCGCGACCTGGTGCCCGAGCTGCGCGCGGTGCGTGGGCTCTGGTTCGACGTGGTCTCGATGCCGACCCTGGAGACCAGCAGCACCTCCGGTGACGTCACCGGCCTGTGCATGTCGGCCAAGACCGAGGACGCCGCCGCCGCCGCGGACCTGATCGCCTACCTGGTCGGCGACGGCCCGGTGGAGCAGGTCACCGCTGCCGGGTCGATGGTGCCGGCGAACCTGTCGGTGGCCGGCTCCGACGCCTTCCTGCAGCGCGGTCGTCAGCCGATCCACTCCCGCATCTTCAACATCGCGGTGCGCGGCATGGTGATCCCGCCGCTGGTCGAGTCCTGGGACGAGCTCGAGGACGCGGTCGCGCCGCAGCTCCAGGAGCTGCTGACCGCGCCCGGCGAGCTCGACCTGGACGCGGTGACGGAGCAGGTCGACGAGGCGTCGCGCACGGTGCTGGAGCGCGAGGACGCCGAGGAGACCGAGGCCCCGGCGGAGCAGTGA
- a CDS encoding HRDC domain-containing protein gives MTSTPDDEALTTGASPEGDAEPAPPVPLLTLSGGIPDIVDTPAALAKACAALAAATGPVAIDAERASGYRYSSRAYLIQLRRGDSGTWLIDPIPFGSDLPELAEALGTEEWILHAATQDLPCLREVGLTPTSIFDTELAGRLLGYHRVGLATLVEEIVGLRMRKEHSAADWSTRPLPRPWLEYAALDVEVLVDLRDHMAAELVEQGKDEWARQEFTHLLDFQPAVRVEPWRRTSGMQRLRGRRQLAAVRALWETRDDLARQRDVTPGRIIPDAAIIAAATAMPTDRGALLATRGFHGRGAERYASRWTAALAEAAQLPEDQLPQRSPRGDGPPHPRTWAEREPAADRRFKAARAATLALAEANHLPVENLITPDYVRRAMWAPPATRDEQELADQLAEQLRSYGARPWQVELVTPPLVDAVLVGDQPVEEEPDDLGLLGDPADADAE, from the coding sequence ATGACCTCAACCCCCGACGACGAGGCCCTGACCACCGGCGCCTCACCGGAGGGTGACGCCGAGCCGGCGCCCCCCGTCCCCCTGCTCACCCTCAGTGGCGGCATCCCCGACATCGTGGACACCCCCGCAGCACTGGCCAAGGCCTGCGCGGCGCTCGCCGCGGCGACCGGGCCGGTGGCGATCGACGCCGAGCGGGCCTCGGGCTACCGCTACTCCAGCCGGGCGTACCTGATCCAGCTGCGCCGCGGCGACTCCGGGACCTGGCTCATCGACCCCATCCCCTTCGGCTCCGACCTGCCGGAGCTCGCCGAGGCCCTGGGCACCGAGGAGTGGATCCTGCACGCGGCCACCCAGGACCTGCCCTGCCTGCGCGAGGTCGGCCTGACGCCCACGTCGATCTTCGACACCGAGCTGGCGGGTCGACTGCTCGGCTACCACCGGGTCGGCCTGGCGACGCTGGTCGAGGAGATCGTGGGCCTGCGGATGCGCAAGGAGCACTCCGCCGCCGACTGGTCCACCCGCCCGCTCCCCCGCCCCTGGCTGGAGTACGCCGCCCTGGACGTCGAGGTGCTCGTCGACCTGCGCGACCACATGGCCGCCGAGCTCGTCGAGCAGGGCAAGGACGAGTGGGCGCGCCAGGAGTTCACCCACCTGCTGGACTTCCAGCCCGCGGTCCGGGTGGAGCCGTGGCGCCGTACCTCCGGGATGCAGCGGCTGCGCGGCCGCCGCCAGCTGGCCGCGGTCCGCGCCCTGTGGGAGACCCGGGACGACCTGGCGCGCCAGCGTGACGTGACGCCGGGCCGCATCATCCCCGACGCCGCGATCATCGCCGCCGCCACCGCGATGCCGACCGACCGCGGCGCCCTGCTGGCGACCCGGGGCTTCCACGGGCGCGGCGCCGAGCGGTACGCCTCTCGCTGGACCGCTGCCCTGGCCGAGGCGGCCCAGCTGCCCGAGGACCAGCTGCCGCAGCGCTCGCCGCGCGGCGACGGACCGCCCCACCCGCGCACCTGGGCCGAGCGGGAGCCCGCCGCGGACCGGCGCTTCAAGGCGGCCCGCGCGGCGACCCTGGCGCTCGCCGAGGCCAACCACCTGCCGGTGGAGAACCTCATCACCCCCGACTACGTGCGGCGCGCCATGTGGGCCCCGCCCGCGACCCGGGACGAGCAGGAGCTGGCCGATCAGCTGGCCGAGCAGCTGCGCTCGTACGGCGCCCGCCCGTGGCAGGTCGAGCTGGTCACCCCGCCGCTGGTGGACGCCGTGCTGGTGGGCGACCAGCCGGTCGAGGAGGAGCCCGACGACCTCGGCCTGCTCGGAGACCCGGCCGACGCCGACGCGGAGTAG
- a CDS encoding DUF3000 domain-containing protein: MVVHSETYPERGAEEVPAEFREAVRAMAAAVLRPEIFCEEMPAPQRIAPHSSALTADVTVDDLELGTGRIILLHDPAGNDAWDGTFRCVAYARAEIDPELITDPLLGEVGWSWLTEALGAHGAAFTAASGTVTRVASESFGQMSDDEGTAQIEIRASWTPVAADSEGTLDITPHVEAWGELLCTAAGLPPLPPGVTAIPSRRGQRGVGV, encoded by the coding sequence ATGGTCGTCCACTCTGAGACGTATCCCGAACGGGGTGCGGAGGAAGTGCCCGCGGAGTTCCGCGAGGCCGTTCGGGCGATGGCCGCAGCCGTCCTGCGTCCGGAGATCTTCTGCGAGGAGATGCCGGCGCCGCAGCGCATCGCCCCGCACTCCAGCGCCCTGACCGCCGACGTCACCGTCGACGACCTGGAGCTCGGCACCGGACGGATCATCCTGCTCCACGACCCCGCCGGCAACGACGCCTGGGACGGCACCTTCCGCTGCGTGGCCTACGCCCGCGCGGAGATCGACCCCGAGCTGATCACCGACCCGCTGCTCGGCGAGGTCGGCTGGAGCTGGCTGACCGAGGCGCTGGGCGCCCACGGCGCCGCCTTCACCGCTGCCTCCGGCACCGTCACCCGGGTCGCCTCGGAGAGCTTCGGCCAGATGTCGGACGACGAGGGCACGGCCCAGATCGAGATCCGCGCCTCGTGGACCCCGGTGGCCGCCGACAGCGAGGGCACGCTGGACATCACCCCGCACGTCGAGGCCTGGGGCGAGCTGCTCTGCACCGCGGCCGGACTGCCGCCGCTGCCCCCGGGCGTGACCGCGATCCCCAGCCGACGAGGGCAGCGAGGCGTCGGCGTCTGA
- the hemE gene encoding uroporphyrinogen decarboxylase yields MSPSPAAADSAFLKAARGEPVPHTPVWFMRQAGRSLPEYLKVREGVGMLESCMDPDLVVEITMQPVRRYGVDAAIFFSDIVLPLKAVGVDLDIVPGVGPVVASPVRTLQDVAAIPDLTPDHVGFITEAVRGLVGELGATPLIGFAGAPFTVASYLVEGGPSKEHAKTKAMMFGAPEVWDALMRKIAGIASAYLQVQVEAGASAVQLFDSWAGALTPADYAEHVMPHSARVLADAGALGVPRIHFGVGTTNLLGLMGEAGADVVGIDWRTPLERGIELVGDHAVQGNLDPTLVFAPTEVMTARAAQVIEAGRAARGHIFNLGHGVIPSTDPDQLARLTEFVQGYPLS; encoded by the coding sequence GTGAGTCCTTCGCCAGCCGCCGCGGACAGCGCCTTCCTCAAGGCCGCACGCGGAGAGCCCGTCCCGCACACCCCCGTCTGGTTCATGCGTCAGGCCGGTCGTTCCCTGCCCGAGTACCTCAAGGTGCGCGAGGGCGTGGGCATGCTGGAGTCGTGCATGGACCCCGACCTGGTCGTCGAGATCACCATGCAGCCCGTCCGCCGGTACGGCGTGGACGCCGCCATCTTCTTCTCCGACATCGTGCTGCCGCTCAAGGCCGTCGGTGTCGACCTCGACATCGTCCCGGGCGTCGGCCCCGTGGTCGCCTCGCCGGTCCGCACCCTGCAGGACGTGGCGGCCATCCCCGACCTCACCCCCGACCACGTCGGCTTCATCACCGAAGCGGTCCGGGGCCTGGTCGGCGAGCTCGGCGCCACCCCGCTGATCGGCTTCGCGGGCGCCCCGTTCACCGTCGCGTCGTACCTGGTCGAGGGCGGCCCGTCGAAGGAGCACGCCAAGACCAAGGCCATGATGTTCGGCGCCCCCGAGGTCTGGGACGCGCTGATGCGCAAGATCGCCGGCATCGCCAGTGCCTACCTGCAGGTGCAGGTGGAGGCGGGCGCCTCCGCGGTGCAGCTGTTCGACTCCTGGGCGGGCGCCCTGACCCCGGCCGACTACGCCGAGCACGTGATGCCGCACTCCGCGCGCGTGCTCGCCGACGCCGGGGCGCTCGGCGTGCCCCGCATCCACTTCGGCGTGGGCACCACCAACCTGCTGGGACTGATGGGGGAGGCCGGTGCCGACGTGGTGGGCATCGACTGGCGCACCCCGCTCGAGCGGGGCATCGAGCTCGTCGGGGACCACGCGGTGCAGGGCAACCTGGACCCGACGCTGGTCTTCGCCCCGACCGAGGTGATGACGGCCCGCGCCGCGCAGGTCATCGAGGCGGGCCGGGCGGCCAGGGGGCACATCTTCAACCTGGGGCACGGGGTCATCCCCTCGACCGACCCCGACCAGCTGGCGCGCCTGACCGAGTTCGTCCAGGGCTACCCGCTCAGCTGA
- a CDS encoding DUF4349 domain-containing protein: MTRRIRTAAALALLASLAALGGCSSSDQDAVHSTADSAAQEVDAGAGTSAADADAGPGARAAAAPARTTVAERAVIATATVALHSDDVRAARNDVQQVADALRGEVADEEADSSDGDLVWTRLVLRVPTARFADAITRLEEIGELDSTERDTEDVTTQVIDNEARIRAQERSLRRIEVLLDRADRIADIVSIESELTRRQSDLDSLKQQRAWLADQTSMSTITVHVERTAAGAKPETEESGFLSGLASGWDGLSAAAVALATLAGLLLPWAVVALALGLPLWWVARRGPRSGRSAAEPPAQPLS; the protein is encoded by the coding sequence ATGACCCGACGAATCCGCACCGCCGCCGCACTTGCGCTCCTGGCCTCCCTCGCTGCGCTGGGCGGGTGCTCGTCCAGCGACCAGGACGCCGTCCACTCGACCGCCGACTCGGCTGCCCAGGAAGTCGACGCCGGCGCGGGCACCTCTGCGGCGGACGCCGACGCCGGGCCCGGCGCCCGCGCCGCTGCCGCCCCCGCCCGTACGACGGTCGCCGAGCGCGCCGTGATCGCCACCGCCACCGTCGCCCTGCACAGCGATGACGTGCGCGCCGCGCGCAACGACGTCCAGCAGGTCGCGGACGCGCTGCGCGGCGAGGTGGCCGACGAGGAGGCCGACTCCAGCGACGGCGATCTCGTCTGGACCCGGCTGGTGCTCCGGGTGCCGACCGCCAGGTTCGCCGACGCGATCACCCGGCTCGAGGAGATCGGCGAGCTCGACTCCACCGAGCGGGACACCGAGGACGTGACCACCCAGGTCATCGACAACGAGGCCCGGATCCGGGCCCAGGAACGGAGCCTGCGGCGGATCGAGGTGCTCCTGGACCGCGCCGACCGGATCGCCGACATCGTCTCGATCGAGTCCGAGCTGACCCGGCGCCAGTCCGACCTCGACTCGCTCAAGCAGCAGCGGGCCTGGCTGGCGGACCAGACCTCGATGTCCACCATCACCGTGCACGTGGAGCGGACGGCGGCCGGCGCCAAACCCGAGACCGAGGAGTCGGGCTTCCTCAGCGGCCTGGCGTCGGGCTGGGACGGCCTGAGCGCGGCGGCCGTGGCGCTGGCCACCCTGGCCGGGCTGCTGCTGCCCTGGGCCGTCGTCGCGCTGGCGCTCGGACTGCCGCTGTGGTGGGTGGCGCGCCGCGGCCCGCGCAGCGGACGAAGCGCGGCCGAGCCGCCGGCGCAGCCGCTCAGCTGA
- a CDS encoding LysR family transcriptional regulator, whose amino-acid sequence MRVEQLEYVVAVTRHGSLRRASESVHLSQPALSEAITRLESELGVVLLDRRRSGARISREGLELLPHLEAVLESVARLREAAGDRTQANRVLRLGTVGTATSTLLTPALRDLSAEHPDTRVEVVNTRQDPIDAGLLDGSLDLGLVNVLEGDDPPAGLYDVPLLAGPTVAVLPHDHPLAGRASVDVADLRAEPFVAMREGYLMHRLAVRLFGDTWPRVLTSTDGAELGKAMVADGAGLTVLPAFSVAGDPLERAGVIVQRPVTGLDTTVSLALRMRRTPRIAPHVRHLRDALTTRARAVTGPPG is encoded by the coding sequence ATGCGTGTCGAGCAGCTCGAGTACGTCGTGGCCGTCACCCGCCACGGGTCGCTGCGGCGCGCCAGCGAGAGCGTCCACCTCTCCCAGCCCGCACTGTCGGAGGCCATCACCCGGCTCGAGTCCGAGCTCGGGGTGGTGCTGCTCGACCGCCGGCGCTCCGGCGCCCGGATCTCCCGGGAGGGCTTGGAGCTCCTCCCCCACCTCGAGGCGGTGCTGGAGTCCGTGGCGCGACTGCGCGAGGCCGCCGGGGACCGCACCCAGGCCAACCGGGTGCTCCGCCTCGGCACGGTCGGCACCGCCACCTCGACCCTGCTCACCCCCGCGCTGCGGGACCTGTCCGCCGAGCATCCCGACACCCGCGTCGAGGTGGTCAACACCCGTCAGGACCCCATCGACGCCGGCCTGCTGGACGGCAGCCTGGACCTGGGACTGGTCAACGTGCTCGAGGGTGACGACCCGCCCGCCGGGCTGTACGACGTACCGCTGCTGGCGGGGCCGACGGTCGCGGTGCTGCCGCACGACCACCCGCTGGCCGGCCGGGCGAGCGTGGACGTGGCCGACCTGCGGGCCGAGCCGTTCGTCGCGATGCGCGAGGGCTACCTGATGCACCGGCTGGCGGTCCGCCTCTTCGGTGACACCTGGCCCCGGGTCCTGACCAGCACCGACGGCGCCGAGCTCGGCAAGGCCATGGTCGCCGACGGCGCCGGCCTCACCGTGCTCCCTGCCTTCAGCGTGGCGGGCGACCCGCTGGAGCGGGCCGGCGTCATCGTCCAGCGTCCCGTCACCGGCCTGGACACCACCGTCTCCCTGGCGCTGCGGATGCGCCGGACGCCTCGGATCGCGCCGCACGTACGGCACCTGCGCGACGCCCTGACCACACGCGCCCGTGCGGTGACCGGGCCACCCGGCTGA
- a CDS encoding LLM class flavin-dependent oxidoreductase encodes MSLKFHWFLPTNGGDGRQVVGGGHGVDAQGSQRPASVPYLGQIARSAEQLGFEAALTPTGAWCEDAWVSTAMLSTLSERLKFLVAFRPGLVAPFLGAQMAGTFQNLSGGRLALNVVVGGEDHEQRMFGDFSTKEERYESAGEFLHIVRALWSGEKVTFHGRHHSVEDAVLAQIPDPIPEIYFGGSSPAAGVVAAKYCDVYLTWGEPPAAVAKKVAWIRELAEKEGREVRFGVRLHTIARDTREEAWAEADRLLDGISEEQIAKVQAGLARSGSEGQRRMLELNKGSKDGLEIHPGLWAGVGLVRGGAGTALVGSHSEVADLVEEYAAVGIEEFVLSAYPHLEGAYWFGEGVLPELARRGLWQHPAPVVDRASVPFGAAAS; translated from the coding sequence ATGTCGTTGAAGTTCCACTGGTTCCTGCCCACCAACGGTGGCGACGGTCGGCAGGTCGTCGGCGGCGGTCACGGCGTCGACGCCCAGGGCTCCCAGCGCCCCGCCTCGGTGCCCTACCTGGGCCAGATCGCCCGGAGCGCGGAGCAGCTCGGCTTCGAGGCGGCGCTCACCCCGACCGGCGCGTGGTGCGAGGACGCCTGGGTCTCCACCGCGATGCTCAGCACCCTCTCGGAGCGGCTGAAGTTCCTGGTCGCCTTCCGCCCCGGCCTGGTGGCGCCGTTCCTGGGCGCCCAGATGGCCGGGACCTTCCAGAACCTCTCCGGGGGACGGCTGGCGCTCAACGTCGTCGTCGGCGGCGAGGACCACGAGCAGCGGATGTTCGGCGACTTCTCCACCAAGGAGGAGCGCTACGAGTCCGCCGGGGAGTTCCTGCACATCGTCAGGGCCCTTTGGAGCGGCGAGAAGGTCACCTTCCACGGCCGTCACCACTCGGTGGAGGACGCGGTGCTCGCCCAGATTCCCGACCCCATCCCCGAGATCTACTTCGGTGGCTCCTCGCCGGCGGCCGGCGTGGTCGCTGCCAAGTACTGCGACGTCTACCTGACCTGGGGCGAGCCGCCGGCCGCGGTGGCGAAGAAGGTCGCCTGGATCCGCGAGCTGGCCGAGAAGGAGGGCCGCGAGGTCCGCTTCGGCGTCCGCCTGCACACCATCGCCCGCGACACCCGCGAGGAGGCCTGGGCCGAGGCCGACCGTCTGCTGGACGGCATCAGCGAGGAGCAGATCGCCAAGGTGCAGGCCGGTCTGGCCCGCAGCGGGTCCGAGGGGCAGCGCCGGATGCTGGAGCTCAACAAGGGCAGCAAGGACGGCCTGGAGATCCACCCCGGGCTGTGGGCCGGGGTCGGCCTGGTCCGCGGCGGCGCCGGCACCGCCCTGGTGGGCAGCCACTCCGAGGTGGCCGACCTGGTCGAGGAGTACGCCGCGGTGGGCATCGAGGAGTTCGTGCTCTCGGCGTACCCCCACCTGGAGGGCGCCTACTGGTTCGGTGAGGGCGTGCTGCCCGAGCTGGCTCGTCGCGGGCTGTGGCAGCACCCGGCCCCGGTCGTCGACCGGGCCTCGGTGCCCTTCGGGGCGGCGGCCTCGTGA
- a CDS encoding flavin reductase family protein, with protein sequence MSAPAGTSAERPVETGAAFALDPRALRDVFGAFPSGVVAVAGRVGGQLIGLAASSFTSVSLDPPLVSFSVARTSNTWPALREAGQLGISVLADHHDVLCRQLAGPADRRFDDLALRTSPGGAVLLEEAVATLTCSLHAEIEAGDHTIVLLAVHEVRAEPERAPLVFHRSGFKRLHRDDLDPSSLDGRINGEPVRSEDDGDLPTERAAVAV encoded by the coding sequence GTGAGCGCCCCTGCCGGGACCTCTGCCGAGCGCCCTGTCGAGACCGGCGCGGCGTTCGCCCTCGACCCGCGTGCGCTGCGGGACGTCTTCGGGGCCTTCCCGTCCGGGGTGGTCGCGGTCGCCGGCCGCGTGGGCGGCCAGCTGATCGGGCTGGCGGCCAGCTCGTTCACCTCCGTCAGCCTCGACCCGCCGCTGGTCTCCTTCTCGGTGGCGCGGACCAGCAACACCTGGCCCGCCCTGCGTGAGGCGGGACAGCTGGGGATCAGCGTGCTGGCCGACCACCACGACGTGCTGTGCCGCCAGCTCGCCGGGCCGGCGGACCGGCGGTTCGACGACCTCGCGCTGCGCACCAGCCCGGGCGGAGCGGTGCTGCTGGAGGAGGCGGTGGCCACGCTGACCTGCTCGCTGCACGCCGAGATCGAGGCCGGGGACCACACGATCGTGCTGCTGGCGGTGCACGAGGTGCGTGCCGAGCCCGAGCGGGCCCCGCTGGTCTTCCACCGCAGCGGCTTCAAGCGGCTGCACCGCGACGACCTGGACCCCAGCAGCCTCGACGGCCGGATCAACGGCGAGCCGGTGCGGTCCGAGGACGACGGCGACCTGCCCACCGAGCGCGCGGCGGTCGCGGTCTGA
- the hemG gene encoding protoporphyrinogen oxidase, whose translation METQEPLDVVVVGAGVAGLAAAHRLAATGRRVLVLEGSPEVGGKLRRASVAGVRVDVGAEAMLNRRPEGVDLARVVGLPIEHPTTASSRIWTRGALRPLPRSLMGVPLDLAALEASGVLSPAGLLRARQEPEVPPLQLLEEDISVGDLVAERFGDEVVDRLVEPLLGGVYAGNARRISARASVPQLVALAQRGSVLEQAPAVPTTYDLPVFAGIPGGMGQLPEALARNLDVRTGATVRELHRHPDGFALTVGPTTAPEQIVATAVLLATPAAATSRLLAEVAPGASIELAPIEYASMAVVTFAFRLADVAVLEASGSSGFLVPPVDGRRIKASTFSFAKWGWVRAAGAEQDVVHLRTSLGRHGEETALQASDEELVSWSLADLAEATGCTAVPVDVHVQRWGGGLPQYAPGHLGRVARVRAALPPDLAVAGAAYDGVGIPAVIGSALRAVDALPAAQP comes from the coding sequence ATGGAGACACAGGAGCCTCTGGACGTGGTGGTGGTCGGGGCCGGCGTGGCCGGCCTGGCCGCCGCGCACCGCCTCGCCGCGACCGGACGACGCGTCCTGGTCCTGGAGGGCTCGCCGGAGGTGGGAGGCAAGCTGCGCCGAGCGTCGGTCGCCGGTGTCAGGGTCGACGTCGGCGCGGAGGCGATGCTCAACCGGCGCCCCGAAGGGGTGGACCTGGCCCGGGTGGTCGGGCTGCCGATCGAGCACCCCACCACCGCCTCGTCCCGGATCTGGACCCGCGGCGCCCTGCGTCCCCTGCCGCGCTCGCTGATGGGGGTGCCGCTGGACCTCGCGGCGCTCGAGGCGTCCGGGGTGCTCTCGCCCGCCGGCCTGCTCCGGGCCCGGCAGGAGCCCGAGGTGCCCCCGCTCCAGCTCCTCGAGGAGGACATCTCCGTCGGCGACCTGGTCGCCGAGCGCTTCGGCGACGAGGTCGTGGACCGGCTGGTGGAGCCCCTGCTCGGCGGCGTGTACGCCGGCAACGCCCGCCGCATCTCGGCCCGCGCGTCGGTGCCGCAGCTGGTCGCCCTCGCCCAGCGCGGGTCGGTGCTGGAGCAGGCCCCTGCCGTCCCCACCACCTACGACCTTCCCGTCTTCGCCGGCATCCCCGGCGGCATGGGCCAGCTGCCCGAGGCCCTGGCCCGCAACCTGGACGTGCGCACCGGCGCCACCGTGCGGGAGCTGCACCGCCACCCCGACGGGTTCGCGCTCACCGTGGGGCCCACCACCGCCCCGGAGCAGATCGTGGCCACCGCGGTGCTGCTGGCCACCCCCGCGGCCGCCACCTCGCGGCTGCTCGCCGAGGTCGCCCCCGGAGCCTCGATCGAGCTGGCGCCCATCGAGTACGCCTCGATGGCCGTGGTCACCTTCGCCTTCCGGCTGGCCGACGTCGCCGTGCTCGAGGCCAGCGGGTCCTCGGGGTTCCTGGTGCCGCCGGTCGACGGCCGCCGGATCAAGGCCTCCACCTTCTCCTTCGCCAAGTGGGGCTGGGTGCGTGCCGCCGGCGCCGAGCAGGACGTGGTCCACCTGCGGACCTCGCTGGGCCGCCACGGCGAGGAGACCGCGCTGCAGGCCAGTGACGAGGAGCTGGTGTCGTGGTCGCTCGCCGACCTCGCCGAGGCCACCGGCTGCACCGCGGTCCCGGTCGACGTGCACGTGCAGCGCTGGGGCGGGGGACTGCCGCAGTACGCCCCAGGACACCTGGGGCGGGTGGCGCGGGTCCGGGCAGCGCTGCCGCCGGACCTCGCGGTGGCCGGTGCGGCGTACGACGGGGTGGGCATCCCGGCGGTCATCGGCTCCGCGCTCCGGGCCGTCGATGCGCTGCCGGCGGCGCAGCCCTAG
- the hemQ gene encoding hydrogen peroxide-dependent heme synthase, whose translation MSDATETTPTNASRIKDLNDSIRYTMWSVFKLRDLIGDADRAAEAAEVEELFAKLAADDVVIRGTYDVSGLRADADVMIWWHAEDSQQLQAAYNAFRRTVFGRRLEPVWSQMALHRPAEFNKSHIPAFLADETPRAHVCVYPFVRSYEWYLLEDSERRTMLADHGKMARDFVDVRANTVASFALGDYEWMLAFEADELYRIVDLMRHLRGSEARRHVREEVPFYTGSRASVAELLDRLP comes from the coding sequence ATGAGCGACGCCACCGAGACCACCCCCACGAACGCCTCCCGGATCAAGGACCTCAACGACTCGATCCGCTACACGATGTGGTCGGTGTTCAAGCTGCGCGACCTGATCGGCGACGCCGACCGCGCCGCCGAGGCGGCCGAGGTCGAGGAGCTCTTCGCCAAGCTCGCCGCCGACGACGTGGTGATCCGCGGCACCTACGACGTCAGCGGGCTGCGCGCCGACGCCGACGTCATGATTTGGTGGCACGCCGAGGACAGCCAGCAGCTGCAGGCGGCCTACAACGCGTTCCGCCGTACGGTGTTCGGCCGCCGCCTGGAGCCGGTCTGGTCGCAGATGGCGCTGCACCGGCCGGCGGAGTTCAACAAGTCCCACATCCCGGCGTTCCTGGCCGACGAGACCCCCCGGGCGCACGTGTGCGTCTACCCGTTCGTCCGGTCCTACGAGTGGTACCTGCTGGAGGACTCGGAGCGCCGCACCATGCTCGCCGACCACGGCAAGATGGCGCGCGACTTCGTCGACGTGCGCGCCAACACCGTGGCCAGCTTCGCGCTCGGCGACTACGAGTGGATGCTCGCCTTCGAGGCCGACGAGCTCTACCGGATCGTGGACCTGATGCGGCACCTGCGCGGCTCCGAGGCGCGCCGCCACGTGCGCGAGGAGGTCCCGTTCTACACCGGCTCCCGGGCCAGCGTCGCCGAGCTCCTCGACCGCCTGCCCTGA